The Hymenobacter sp. DG25A nucleotide sequence AACGGCCCGGCAGGTAGCTATGTACTTTGCCAAGGAGCACACCAACCATTCCCTGAAAAGCATTGGCTACCACTTTGGCGGCCGTGACCATAGCACTGTTATCCACTCGGTACAGACGGTTTCCGACCTGATTGACTCAGACAAGCAGTTCCGGGGGCAGATTCAGGATTTGCGCAAGAAGTTTACCAACGGCAAAACCGGTAAATAGGCTGGTTACACGCAACAAAAAAGCCTGCTCCGGTACCGGAGCAGGCTTTTTTTATAGCTGATGGCCGTTAGATGGCCGGCTGAGCGTCGCGCAGCGGAATGTTATGCTGGGCGGCAAAGCTGCGGACCTGGTCGCGCAGGAAGCGTTTGCGCTTTACGCCGCGCACCTCGCGCAGGCTGAGCGCGTGGGTGCCACCGTCCTGCAGCTGCACGCGCAGCTGCTGCGGGGCCAGATCCAAGCCTTTGATGGCCTCGGCCGGGAAGGCCTGCTTGGGACGGAACAGCCCTGCCTTATGCACAATGTAGGCCGGCGTAAACTCTAGGTAGCTCTGGGTGCCAAAAATAGGGGCGTTGTGCACCAGCACGTAGCCCACATACACCAGACTGAAGGCCAGAAACACATAGTGCAGGAAGTGCAAATCGTTCAGGCCGCTGTCGGTCACAATCAGGGCAACGGTGTAAACAATCCAGAGCAGGCCAAAACCGATTTGCCCCCAGAAGGGAAGGCGCGAGTTATTGGCGGGCTGCAGGCGTATTCGGGTAGTTTTTGGCGGCATAAGGGCAGATTAGTCTTTTCAGACCTACAAAGTAAACGAAAAACCGGCAACGCTGGGAGCGAAGCCGGTTTAACCGAAGGCATTCTGATACTAAAAAGAGGTTAGCTCTTCAGCGTAGCCGAGGCCAGCTCCATTTCGGGCACGGCCTGCAGCAGCTGGGAAATAGGGCAGTTCTGCTTGGCAAACTCCGCGTGCTTCTGAAACTCTTCCTGCGTAATGCCCTCCACTTCGCCTTCCGTCTTCAGCGAGATTTTCACCACTTTCGGAATATCCCCGGAAGTATCCAGCGTCACTTTAGACTCTGTACGGAGCTGCTTTACCTGCGCCCCGGCTTTGGTCAGCTGGCCCGTGAGAAACATGGTATAGCAGCCCGCGTGCGCTGCTCCAATAAGCTCTTCCGGGTTGGTGCCCTTTTGCCCTTCAAAGCGCGCCCCCACGGAGTAGGGGGCTTTTACCAGGCCGCTTTGGGTAGAAATTTCGCCGCTGCCTTTGTTGTCGCCGTTCCATACGGCATTGCCACGTTGATTGATCATGAGGTGTTCAGATTAAGTAGAGAGTTGCGTTAAAGACTGTAGGTACGGTAAACTCCAGCGGCAGGATCAATCTAAAGCGCTGGCTTATGGCTACAGGAACTGTATTTTTGACGGTTGCTTTCCGCCGCCCGGCCGCCTGCTTTTCGCATCTGGCCTTTATTCAAGCTTCTGCATGGGTCTGAAATCTGTTCTTAGCCGCCCTTTTGCTGCCTTTATATACCACCGCTACCAACAGTGGCAGCGGAATCCGGTAGCCACTCAGCAGCGCGTATTCAAGCAAATTGTGGGGCAGGCTGCCCAAACTGCTTTCGGGCGCGACCATGAGTTTGCGGCCATGACCACGCCCGCCGACCTGGCCCGGCAGGTTCCGGTGCGCGACTACGAAGGTTTGGCCCCCTACTTCAACCGCCTGAAGCAGGGCGAAGCCAATGTGTTCTGGCCGGGCAAGCCCCTGTACCTGGCCAAATCCAGTGGCACTACCTCCGGGGCCAAGTATATTCCCATCACGGAGGCCAGCATCTCCAATCATATCAATGGCGCCCGCGACGCCCTGTTGCATTATGTGCATGCCACGGGCCGCAGCCAGTTCCTGGATGGCAAGCTGATTTTCCTCACCGGCTCCCCGGTGTTGGAAAATGTGGGTGGCATACCCACGGGGCGGCTTTCCGGGATTATCAACCACCATATCCCAGCCTATCTGCGGCGCAATCAGCTGCCCAGCTATGCTACCAACTGTATTGAGGATTGGGAAACAAAGCTGGACCACATTGCCGATGAAATGCTGGGCCAGCATCTCACCCTTATTTCCGGCATTCCCCCGTGGGTGCAGATGTACTTTGACAAGATTGTTGCCCGCACGGGCCGGCCGGTAGGAGAGGTATTTCCTGATTTTAATCTGTTCGTGTACGGCGGGGTAAACTTTGAGCCCTATCGTAAAAAGCTGTTTGAAACCATAGGGCGCCCCATCGACCACATTGAGCTGTTTCCGGCCTCTGAAGGTTTCCTGGCCTTTCAGGATGAGCCCGGCAATCCGGGCCTCTTACTGCTGCTCGATACGGGCATTTTTTACGAGTTTATTCCCGCCGAGCGCATTTTTGAGGCAAACCCGCCCCGCCTGACCCTGGCCGATGTAGAGCTGGACAAGCAGTACGCCCTAGTGCTCAATTCCAATGCCGGCCTCTGGGGCTACAGCATTGGCGACACCATACGCTTTGTGAGTCTTGCCCCGTACCGCGTTGTGGTTACTGGCCGCATCAAGCATTACCTGTCGGCTTTTGGAGAACATGTAATTGGGGAAGAGGTAGAGCAGATTCTGCGTGATGCTATGCAGCAGCACCCGGAGATAGAAGTGGTGGAGTTTACCGTCGCCCCGCACATCAGCGACAACCCCTTGGTTGACTCCTACCATGAGTGGCTTATCGAGTTTGCGCACCCACCCAAAGACATAGCCGGTTTTGCGACAGCCTTGGATGAAGGCCTACGCCAGCGCAACGTGTACTATAATGATTTGATAAAGGGCCGCATCCTGACTCCTCTCCAAATCACAAGCTTACCACTGGGGGCATTCCAACGCTACATGAAGAGCCTGGGCAAGCTGGGCGGGCAGAACAAAGTGCCGCGACTGAGTAATGATAGGAAAGTAGCCGATGGGCTGCTAAGCGTCATCTGATCCAGTGCCTAGTCAGGAATCCCTACTTTTCGTTTTGGTTTGACAAAGTAGCCGCGTAGTCAAATGGCACTTTAAAACCCTCTTTGTATATGCGCCCATTCGTTTTTTTACTGCTGAGCCTGCTGCTATGCGGCCCCCTGATGGCTGCCCCCAAAAAGGTGGTGCCGTTGCGGGTGGCCACCTATAATCTGCGTCTAAACATTGCCAGTGATGGCCCCGATGCCTGGCCGCTGCGCAAGGAAATGGTCAAAGGCCTAGTGCGCTACCACGATTTTGATGTGTTTGGCACGCAGGAGGGTTTCCGGGGGCAGCTAACGGATGTGGCGGAGCTGCCGGAGTACGCCTTTGTAGGCCACGGCCGCGAGAATGGCAAGGAAGCCGGCGAGCATTCGGCCATTTTCTACAAGAAAAGCCGGCTGCAGCTGCTGCAAACGGGGGATTTCTGGCTGAGTCAAACCCCGGATCAACCGTCTAAAGGCTGGGATGCCACCTGCTGCAACCGCATCTGCACTTGGGCTAAATTCCGGGATGTGCTAACCAAAAAGGAGTTCTACTTTTTCAGCGTCCATTTTGATCATCAGGGCGTGGAAGCCCGCCGCCAGTCGGGCCGGCTAATGGTGCAGAAGATTCAGGAAATTGCCAAAAATGCCCCCGTCATCTGCGCAGGAGACTTCAATTCCACGCCCGACACCGAGCAGATCAAGACCATGCAAACGCTGCTGCGCGACGCGTACCAGATAACGGCGCAGCCTCCATACGGGCCCACGGGCACCTTCAACGCCTTCAAATTAGATGCCCCACTGACGGACCGCATTGATTACATCTTTGTCAGTCAGGGCATCACGGTGCTGAACTACGGGGTGCTGACAGACTCCCTGCGCGGGCGTTATCCGTCCGACCATTTTCCGGTAGTCGTCACCGTAACGCTACCGTGAAAAATAGATATCCAGAAAAATGCCCATAAAACCCGCCCTTCACGCTGCCTGCCAGCACTACGTTCAGCAGCGCATCAAAGCCTGCCAGCACGCCATGCAGGCCGCGCAGGAGTCGGCCAACTCGGAAACCAAGAGCAGCGCCGGCGACAAGTATGAAACCGGCCGCGCCATGGCCCAGAACGAGCGGGACCGGAATGCCGTGCAGCTCCAGCAGGCTAAACAGCTGCAGGGTGAGTTGGACCGCATCCAGCCCGATAAACCCTGCGATACCGTGCGCCCCGGCGCGCTGGTGCAAACCAGCATGGGCCGTTTCTACATTAGCATCAGCGCCGGCAAGCTTACGGTGGAGGGGCAGGATTACTTTGCCGTATCAGCGGCGGCCCCGGTAGCCGCGGCCCTGAGCGGCAGGCGGGTGGGCGAGCAGGCGGTTTTCAACGGGAAGCCCGTCCAAATTCAAGGGATAGAATAAGCATGGTGAGGAAAGCCCCGCAACGCACTACTTTTGTATATGCGTGATTTCCTCCCCAAACGCGTTACCCTGCTTGGCTCCACCGGTTCCATCGGCACGCAGGCACTAGACGTTATTCGTAGCCACCGCGGCCGATTCTCGGTAACGGCCCTGTCGGCGCAATCCAACGCCGATTTGCTGGTGCAGCAGGCCCGCGAGTTCCGGCCCGCCGCTGTGGTGATTGGTGATGAAAGCAAGTACGCGGCGGTTAAGGAGGCGCTGGCCAATCAGCCCGAAACCGAAGTGCTGGCCGGGGCCGCCGCCCTGGCCGATGTAGCCGGCCGCGACGATACCGATATTGTGCTGACGGCCATGGTGGGCTATGCCGGGTTGCTGCCCACCGTACGCGCCATTCGGGCCGGGAAAGCCATTGCTCTGGCCAATAAGGAAACGCTGGTGGTGGCCGGCCAGCTAATAACCGAGCTGGTGAAGCAGCACGGCGTGGGCTTGTATCCGGTGGACTCCGAGCATTCTGCTATTTTTCAGTGTCTGGTAGGGGAGGAGCGCAACCCCATCGAGAAAATTATTCTTACGGCGTCCGGCGGGCCTTTCCGGGGGCGCACTATGGAGCAGCTGGCGCAGGTAACCAAAGCGCAGGCCCTGAAACACCCTAACTGGGACATGGGCGCCAAAATCACCATCGATTCGGCTTCCCTGATGAACAAAGGGCTGGAGGTGATTGAGGCCAAATGGCTCTTCAACCTCACCGATGACCAGATTGACGTGGTGGTGCATCCGCAAAGCATTATTCACTCCCTGGTGCAGTTTCAGGATGGCTCATTGAAAGCTCAAATGGGCCTGCCGGATATGAAACTGCCCATTCAGTACGCGCTGGGCTACCCGGAGCGGCTGCCATCCGACTTCCCCCGCTTCTCGTTTCTGGACTACCCGCAACTCACCTTTGAGCAGCCCGACCGCACCACTTTCCGCAACCTGCCGCTGGCGTTTGAAGCCATGCGCCGGGGCGGCAACGCGCCCTGCGTACTTAATGCAGCCAATGAAATTGCCGTAGCCGCGTTCCTGCGCGACCAGGTAGGCTTTCTGCAAATGCCCGATATCGTGGAGGAGTGCCTCGCGCGGGTTTCGTACCTTGCCGAACCTTCGCTGGATGACTATGTTTACACCGACCAGGAAACCCGC carries:
- a CDS encoding OsmC family peroxiredoxin: MINQRGNAVWNGDNKGSGEISTQSGLVKAPYSVGARFEGQKGTNPEELIGAAHAGCYTMFLTGQLTKAGAQVKQLRTESKVTLDTSGDIPKVVKISLKTEGEVEGITQEEFQKHAEFAKQNCPISQLLQAVPEMELASATLKS
- a CDS encoding GH3 auxin-responsive promoter family protein is translated as MGLKSVLSRPFAAFIYHRYQQWQRNPVATQQRVFKQIVGQAAQTAFGRDHEFAAMTTPADLARQVPVRDYEGLAPYFNRLKQGEANVFWPGKPLYLAKSSGTTSGAKYIPITEASISNHINGARDALLHYVHATGRSQFLDGKLIFLTGSPVLENVGGIPTGRLSGIINHHIPAYLRRNQLPSYATNCIEDWETKLDHIADEMLGQHLTLISGIPPWVQMYFDKIVARTGRPVGEVFPDFNLFVYGGVNFEPYRKKLFETIGRPIDHIELFPASEGFLAFQDEPGNPGLLLLLDTGIFYEFIPAERIFEANPPRLTLADVELDKQYALVLNSNAGLWGYSIGDTIRFVSLAPYRVVVTGRIKHYLSAFGEHVIGEEVEQILRDAMQQHPEIEVVEFTVAPHISDNPLVDSYHEWLIEFAHPPKDIAGFATALDEGLRQRNVYYNDLIKGRILTPLQITSLPLGAFQRYMKSLGKLGGQNKVPRLSNDRKVADGLLSVI
- a CDS encoding endonuclease/exonuclease/phosphatase family protein; translated protein: MRPFVFLLLSLLLCGPLMAAPKKVVPLRVATYNLRLNIASDGPDAWPLRKEMVKGLVRYHDFDVFGTQEGFRGQLTDVAELPEYAFVGHGRENGKEAGEHSAIFYKKSRLQLLQTGDFWLSQTPDQPSKGWDATCCNRICTWAKFRDVLTKKEFYFFSVHFDHQGVEARRQSGRLMVQKIQEIAKNAPVICAGDFNSTPDTEQIKTMQTLLRDAYQITAQPPYGPTGTFNAFKLDAPLTDRIDYIFVSQGITVLNYGVLTDSLRGRYPSDHFPVVVTVTLP
- a CDS encoding 1-deoxy-D-xylulose-5-phosphate reductoisomerase, whose protein sequence is MRDFLPKRVTLLGSTGSIGTQALDVIRSHRGRFSVTALSAQSNADLLVQQAREFRPAAVVIGDESKYAAVKEALANQPETEVLAGAAALADVAGRDDTDIVLTAMVGYAGLLPTVRAIRAGKAIALANKETLVVAGQLITELVKQHGVGLYPVDSEHSAIFQCLVGEERNPIEKIILTASGGPFRGRTMEQLAQVTKAQALKHPNWDMGAKITIDSASLMNKGLEVIEAKWLFNLTDDQIDVVVHPQSIIHSLVQFQDGSLKAQMGLPDMKLPIQYALGYPERLPSDFPRFSFLDYPQLTFEQPDRTTFRNLPLAFEAMRRGGNAPCVLNAANEIAVAAFLRDQVGFLQMPDIVEECLARVSYLAEPSLDDYVYTDQETRRVALELVKI